One genomic region from Spirosoma sp. KCTC 42546 encodes:
- a CDS encoding c-type cytochrome domain-containing protein, with translation MNKFILVQAAAQPSDWVLFFGHFHPLIVHLPIGFLLIAGLLELDRLTRRNSVSPHTITLILFWSAVSATLACVFGFMLSQGGGYEEDTLSSHQWQGIGVAVFAWLAWAVKSENLGRIFPFSQLLYLPALGISLLLLLSTGHLGGNLTHGADYLTQYMPGPIRTLAGVPPKLPELKVEPITDVNQAMVYQQIINPILHSRCVQCHNANKSKAGLRLDTPGMIKKGSEDGPVFVAGKGTASDLIKVCLLPEDDDHHMPPKGKTQLQEGQIALLTWWIDQGAPFDKKVSDVQVNDAIRPVLASLTGGGPVNTGANVATTGPSPESPVLTMKVAAADPKVIDELKKAGLLVLPLSKEQNQLEVSAVNARTFNDTQAQLLPKLSTQIVWLKLGDTEVSDATLTQVAKLKNLQKLHLEQTNVTDAGLKQLKGLDNLEYLNLYGTSITDAGLVDLATLKNLKAIYLWQTKVTEQGIVNLKKAIPKLEVIGGITEKAAAEFAKAASPEAKLGEAKK, from the coding sequence ATGAATAAGTTTATTTTAGTACAGGCCGCTGCGCAACCATCTGATTGGGTTTTGTTTTTTGGGCACTTTCATCCGCTCATTGTTCACTTACCGATTGGCTTTCTGCTAATTGCCGGTCTGCTCGAACTGGATCGACTGACCCGGCGCAACTCGGTTAGTCCGCATACAATTACCCTGATTTTATTCTGGTCGGCGGTGAGTGCTACACTTGCTTGCGTGTTTGGCTTTATGTTATCGCAGGGGGGCGGCTATGAGGAAGATACGCTCAGTTCACACCAGTGGCAGGGTATTGGCGTGGCTGTTTTTGCCTGGCTGGCGTGGGCGGTTAAATCAGAGAATCTGGGTCGGATTTTTCCTTTTTCACAGCTTCTTTATTTGCCTGCGCTGGGCATCTCCCTGCTCCTATTACTGTCGACTGGCCATCTTGGAGGCAACCTGACACACGGGGCGGATTACCTGACCCAATACATGCCGGGGCCAATCCGAACGCTAGCGGGTGTACCACCTAAATTGCCAGAATTAAAAGTTGAACCGATTACCGACGTAAATCAGGCAATGGTGTATCAGCAGATAATCAACCCAATTCTGCATAGCCGCTGCGTACAGTGCCATAACGCCAATAAATCGAAAGCGGGGTTACGGTTAGATACACCTGGAATGATTAAGAAAGGCTCGGAAGATGGTCCGGTATTCGTGGCAGGAAAAGGCACAGCCAGCGACCTGATAAAAGTCTGTCTGTTGCCCGAAGACGATGACCATCATATGCCGCCTAAAGGTAAAACCCAATTACAGGAAGGCCAGATTGCGTTACTGACCTGGTGGATTGATCAGGGCGCTCCTTTCGATAAAAAAGTCTCAGACGTACAAGTCAATGATGCAATTCGACCCGTATTGGCCTCCCTAACCGGTGGTGGGCCAGTTAATACAGGTGCCAATGTTGCCACAACCGGCCCTTCGCCCGAATCACCGGTGTTGACCATGAAAGTAGCAGCCGCCGACCCGAAAGTAATTGACGAATTGAAGAAAGCGGGCTTACTCGTATTGCCGCTCTCAAAAGAGCAGAACCAACTGGAAGTGAGCGCAGTGAATGCCCGTACCTTCAATGATACACAGGCCCAATTGCTGCCTAAACTGAGTACTCAGATTGTCTGGTTAAAATTAGGAGATACGGAAGTCTCAGATGCAACGTTGACCCAGGTAGCCAAACTTAAAAACCTTCAAAAACTGCATCTGGAACAAACGAACGTGACCGATGCGGGCTTAAAACAACTCAAAGGGCTGGATAATCTGGAATATTTGAACCTCTATGGTACTAGCATAACGGATGCCGGTCTGGTTGATCTGGCAACGCTGAAAAATCTTAAGGCTATTTATCTCTGGCAAACCAAAGTCACGGAACAGGGCATTGTAAACCTGAAAAAAGCCATTCCCAAACTTGAGGTTATTGGCGGTATCACGGAGAAAGCCGCTGCCGAATTTGCCAAAGCAGCCTCGCCCGAAGCAAAGCTTGGGGAGGCCAAGAAGTGA
- a CDS encoding DUF1553 domain-containing protein — translation MHIWSDIRFRYVLLSTTAGLFGASVWLTACQSSVEKPAEIVAIEATLPEKVDYNLHVKPILSDRCFACHGPDKAKQQAGLRLDTPEGAYEALAKSGHTAIVPGNLAKSELVNRIISTDPDVMMPTPKSNLSLTTEEKAMLIRWVEQGAEYKEHWSLIAPVLPEIPKVKDEQWVKNDIDRFVLAKQEAKGLSHAPEADKTTLLRRVSLDLTGLPPTPAEVDAFLADKSPNAYEKVVNRLLKSPHYGERQAVEWLDVARYADTHGYQDDGLRTIWPYRDWVIRAYNCNLSFDRFITWQLAGDLLPNLKASADWKEKLIATAFNRNHQQSQEGGIVDEEYRVEYVADRTNTFGKAMLGLTVECARCHDHKYDPISQKDYYSLFAFFNSNNERGQIPYNGEAAPTITLTKPETEAKLKFIREQLTPLEQKLNPNRPDYQQRFGQWLATTHSIASSDSGLLAHYTFDEADRADVGAYVKEQNEKRKLEDARKKKEEEAKARLKKPDVKIAEKKEAPKPKTKEELWKDPRNAFANLVNDTLPARLGGDPDKVPYSVPGRFGKARYLPGDSYIELPSKFGAFEQNEPFTISSWFNLAKPGMALTLLGRTTGPMDGQRGYQLDLLADGRLKLAFSHVWPANAIDIETIDKVPVHQWFQVAFAYDGTGQAKGITLYLNGHPIRTKVIADHLIHSMVYGKDKTHWAQHNFYVGRMHDNFYKDFAVDELRIYKRCLTPLEMPALAGQPDALAIALKTPVANRTSAQRTGLYTYYVTNQDPVYRADYAKAMKLRGDQLMLYTNSDQLMIMEERSVPRETHLLKRGAYDAPAEVVTPAVLHSLNPMDEDTPKNRLGLAKWLLAPENPLFSRVMVNRMWQQYFGQGLAKNSDDFGNQGALPSHPELLDYLAVKFRGEKGSADAWNAKAMHKLIVMSATYRQASAVPENAREADSENLFLTRGPSYRMSAEQVRDNALAASGLLTQRIGGPSVLPYQPSGIWEALATRNAVKYEQDHGDSLYRRSMYTIWKRSSPAPMMLDFDAAERHTCIVKRQKTSTPLQALVTLNDPQFVEAARVLAQREGGRKEGSKGATVINELFKAVISRPARSEEMALMQQLYAEELADFKQNPKRAAELLSVGEYPVDTKLNPVELAAWTVVTSTIMNFDEAIIKR, via the coding sequence ATGCACATCTGGTCTGACATACGGTTTCGATACGTTCTGCTTAGTACAACAGCGGGTCTGTTTGGCGCGTCTGTTTGGTTAACGGCCTGTCAGAGTTCTGTCGAAAAACCGGCGGAAATTGTCGCTATTGAGGCAACCCTGCCCGAAAAAGTTGATTACAACCTGCACGTCAAGCCGATTCTGTCGGATCGTTGTTTTGCCTGTCATGGTCCTGATAAAGCTAAACAACAGGCAGGTTTACGTTTAGATACGCCCGAGGGGGCTTATGAAGCGTTGGCTAAAAGTGGTCATACGGCCATAGTACCGGGTAATTTAGCCAAGAGTGAACTGGTTAACCGAATCATCAGCACCGACCCCGATGTGATGATGCCAACGCCGAAATCTAATCTGAGCTTAACGACAGAAGAAAAAGCGATGCTCATTCGCTGGGTTGAGCAGGGGGCAGAATATAAAGAACATTGGTCGCTTATTGCCCCAGTCCTGCCGGAGATTCCGAAGGTGAAAGACGAGCAGTGGGTAAAGAATGACATCGACCGATTTGTTCTGGCCAAGCAGGAAGCCAAAGGCTTATCCCACGCCCCCGAAGCCGATAAAACGACCTTACTTCGTCGGGTTAGTCTGGACTTAACAGGTTTGCCGCCAACACCCGCCGAAGTCGATGCGTTTCTGGCCGATAAATCCCCGAATGCCTACGAAAAAGTAGTCAATCGATTGCTGAAGAGCCCTCATTACGGTGAACGTCAGGCGGTTGAATGGCTCGATGTGGCCCGTTATGCCGATACGCATGGGTATCAGGATGATGGCTTACGTACCATCTGGCCCTACCGCGATTGGGTGATTCGGGCCTACAATTGCAACCTGTCGTTTGATCGGTTCATTACCTGGCAATTGGCCGGTGACTTACTGCCTAATCTGAAAGCTTCCGCCGACTGGAAAGAGAAACTCATTGCCACGGCCTTCAACCGGAATCACCAGCAGAGCCAGGAGGGTGGCATTGTTGACGAAGAATATCGGGTAGAATATGTGGCTGATCGAACCAACACGTTCGGCAAGGCTATGCTGGGGCTAACGGTAGAATGTGCCCGTTGTCATGACCATAAATACGACCCCATCAGCCAGAAAGACTACTATTCGTTGTTTGCCTTTTTCAATAGCAACAATGAGCGCGGGCAAATTCCCTACAATGGTGAAGCGGCTCCAACAATCACGCTCACTAAGCCGGAAACAGAGGCCAAGTTGAAGTTTATCCGCGAACAGCTTACTCCGCTTGAACAAAAACTCAATCCGAACCGCCCCGATTATCAACAACGTTTCGGACAGTGGCTGGCAACAACTCACTCAATAGCCTCGTCAGATTCTGGGTTGTTGGCGCATTACACGTTCGATGAAGCGGATCGGGCCGATGTCGGTGCGTATGTGAAAGAGCAGAACGAGAAACGGAAACTGGAGGACGCCCGAAAAAAGAAAGAGGAAGAAGCCAAAGCCAGGCTGAAAAAGCCTGACGTCAAGATAGCTGAAAAGAAAGAAGCGCCAAAACCAAAAACCAAAGAAGAGCTCTGGAAAGACCCGCGTAACGCTTTCGCCAATTTGGTGAATGATACCTTGCCCGCTCGCTTAGGTGGCGATCCTGATAAGGTGCCTTACTCGGTGCCCGGCCGATTTGGGAAAGCGCGCTATTTACCGGGCGATAGCTATATTGAATTGCCCAGCAAGTTCGGTGCTTTTGAGCAAAATGAGCCATTTACCATTAGCAGCTGGTTTAATCTGGCGAAGCCGGGTATGGCACTCACGCTGCTGGGCCGTACAACTGGCCCTATGGATGGTCAGCGTGGGTACCAACTTGATTTACTGGCGGATGGGCGACTAAAACTGGCCTTTAGCCACGTTTGGCCTGCCAACGCTATAGATATCGAAACGATTGACAAAGTCCCTGTGCATCAGTGGTTTCAGGTTGCGTTTGCCTACGATGGAACTGGTCAGGCGAAAGGGATTACGCTGTACTTGAATGGACACCCTATCCGTACTAAAGTGATTGCCGATCACCTTATTCACAGTATGGTATACGGCAAAGACAAAACCCACTGGGCACAACACAATTTCTATGTGGGTCGAATGCACGACAATTTCTATAAAGATTTTGCCGTAGATGAACTGCGCATTTACAAGCGCTGCCTGACTCCGCTCGAAATGCCTGCTTTGGCTGGTCAGCCAGACGCGCTCGCTATTGCGCTTAAAACTCCGGTCGCCAATCGTACATCGGCCCAACGGACAGGCTTATATACCTATTACGTGACCAATCAGGACCCGGTTTATCGGGCCGATTATGCCAAAGCGATGAAATTGCGGGGTGACCAACTTATGCTCTACACCAACTCCGATCAGCTCATGATTATGGAAGAGCGCTCGGTACCGCGCGAAACCCATCTGCTGAAACGGGGCGCCTACGATGCGCCTGCCGAAGTGGTAACACCCGCCGTTTTGCATAGCCTGAATCCAATGGATGAGGATACGCCGAAGAACCGGCTTGGTCTGGCGAAATGGCTTCTGGCCCCAGAAAATCCATTGTTCAGCCGGGTTATGGTGAACCGGATGTGGCAGCAATATTTTGGCCAGGGATTAGCCAAAAACAGTGATGATTTTGGTAACCAGGGCGCGTTGCCCAGTCATCCCGAACTGCTGGACTATCTGGCCGTTAAATTCCGAGGTGAAAAAGGGTCAGCTGACGCCTGGAATGCGAAAGCCATGCATAAACTGATTGTTATGTCGGCTACCTACCGGCAGGCATCGGCGGTACCTGAAAACGCGCGGGAAGCCGATTCTGAAAATCTATTTTTAACGCGAGGGCCGAGCTACCGGATGTCAGCGGAACAGGTGCGTGACAATGCATTGGCGGCAAGTGGTTTGTTAACGCAGCGCATCGGCGGCCCCAGTGTTCTGCCTTACCAGCCATCGGGTATCTGGGAAGCCCTGGCTACCCGGAATGCAGTAAAATACGAACAGGATCATGGCGATAGCTTATACCGTCGGTCGATGTACACGATCTGGAAACGCTCGTCTCCAGCACCGATGATGCTTGATTTCGATGCGGCCGAGCGGCATACGTGTATTGTAAAACGCCAGAAAACGAGTACGCCTTTGCAGGCACTGGTTACGCTAAATGACCCGCAATTTGTGGAGGCTGCCCGCGTATTGGCGCAGAGAGAAGGAGGAAGGAAAGAAGGGAGTAAAGGAGCAACAGTAATAAATGAGCTTTTTAAAGCTGTCATTAGCCGCCCCGCTCGCTCAGAAGAAATGGCGTTGATGCAGCAACTGTACGCCGAAGAACTGGCTGATTTTAAACAAAACCCGAAGCGGGCAGCAGAGTTATTATCCGTAGGAGAATATCCGGTTGATACTAAACTTAATCCGGTGGAATTAGCTGCCTGGACTGTAGTGACCAGTACCATAATGAATTTCGACGAAGCGATAATAAAAAGATAG
- a CDS encoding DUF1501 domain-containing protein — protein sequence MDIQDELHDQLSRRNFLGQASAGLGTIALASLLNPTNLFGGATPGENPAVGKPHFPPKVKRVIYLFQSGAPSQLELFDYKPKLETMWGQDLPASVRNGQRLTGMSAGQSRFPLAASKYKFAQYGPSQMWISELLPHTAGIASDLTFIRSLHTEAINHDPAVTFFQTGSQQAGRPSMGSWVSYGLGSDNQNLPSFVVLLSKGRDGDQPLYAKLWSNGFLPSVHQGVVFRSGPDPVYYLNNPPGIDKSSRRRMLDYLGKLHQEQFKHVLDPEINSRMAQYEMAYRMQTSVPETLDISKEPNYIFDMYGPDSRKPGTFAANCLLARKLVEKDVKFVQLYHQGWDQHGNLPNDIKTQAKSVDQPSAALIMDLKQRGLLDDTLVIWGGEFGRGAYSQGKLTRDNYGRDHHPRAFSVWMAGAGVKKGMVYGETDDFGYNVIKEPVHVHDFQATILHLLGVDHEKLTFKSQGRRYRLTDVHGKVVKPLLA from the coding sequence ATGGACATTCAGGATGAACTTCACGATCAGCTAAGCCGCCGGAATTTTCTGGGCCAGGCCAGCGCGGGCTTAGGCACCATTGCCCTGGCCTCATTGCTGAATCCAACTAATCTGTTTGGTGGCGCTACGCCCGGAGAGAATCCGGCAGTCGGGAAACCACACTTTCCACCGAAAGTAAAGCGGGTTATTTATTTGTTTCAGAGCGGTGCCCCTTCTCAGTTGGAGTTATTCGACTACAAGCCGAAGCTCGAAACCATGTGGGGACAGGATTTACCTGCATCGGTACGTAATGGGCAGCGACTGACGGGCATGAGTGCGGGGCAGAGTCGTTTCCCGCTGGCAGCCTCGAAGTATAAATTTGCTCAGTATGGACCAAGCCAGATGTGGATCAGCGAACTGCTACCTCACACAGCTGGTATTGCCAGCGACCTGACGTTTATTCGATCCCTACATACCGAAGCCATTAATCACGACCCGGCCGTAACGTTCTTTCAGACTGGAAGTCAACAAGCGGGCCGACCTTCAATGGGTTCCTGGGTTAGTTATGGCCTGGGATCAGATAACCAGAATCTGCCTTCTTTTGTGGTGCTTCTGTCCAAAGGACGGGATGGCGATCAGCCCCTATATGCCAAACTTTGGAGTAATGGGTTTCTGCCATCGGTGCATCAGGGCGTCGTATTTCGGTCGGGGCCAGATCCGGTTTATTACCTCAACAACCCGCCGGGTATCGACAAATCGAGCCGTCGGAGAATGCTTGACTATCTGGGTAAATTGCACCAGGAGCAGTTCAAACATGTGTTGGATCCCGAAATCAACAGTCGGATGGCGCAGTACGAAATGGCTTATCGAATGCAAACGTCCGTCCCCGAAACGCTCGACATCTCGAAAGAACCCAATTATATTTTCGACATGTACGGTCCCGATAGCCGCAAGCCGGGAACGTTTGCTGCCAACTGTCTGCTAGCCAGAAAGCTTGTAGAAAAGGATGTAAAGTTTGTCCAATTATACCATCAGGGCTGGGATCAGCATGGCAACTTACCAAACGACATCAAAACCCAGGCGAAAAGCGTTGACCAGCCATCGGCAGCTCTTATCATGGATCTCAAACAGCGTGGGTTGCTTGATGATACACTTGTGATTTGGGGTGGTGAGTTCGGGCGGGGTGCTTACTCACAGGGGAAGCTCACCCGTGATAATTATGGGCGTGACCACCACCCACGAGCATTCTCGGTCTGGATGGCGGGAGCTGGTGTTAAAAAAGGGATGGTTTACGGCGAAACCGACGATTTTGGCTACAACGTCATTAAGGAGCCGGTTCATGTGCATGATTTTCAGGCTACCATCCTGCATTTATTAGGTGTAGACCATGAAAAGCTCACCTTCAAAAGCCAGGGCCGACGTTATCGCCTGACCGATGTTCATGGAAAGGTTGTGAAGCCACTATTGGCTTAA
- a CDS encoding C25 family cysteine peptidase, with protein MRYGNEWIVPLQPYAKISITETGIYRISYAELVSAGFNLDAINPRNLQLFHHGRELAIEVVGELDNRFDATDFIEFYAEKNKGEQDSLVYYHTTRANPYHSLFSDETFYFLTVGQHAGKRIVTYAANPTNQNPEKYHLEEQVVSYSEQYSFNNSIGLIPSVQQSYFEEGEGWTGHYIVPDTAARFRLTFKNRVKTDEVYPTLEFQLNGRSLNNHQLWYALNEGSPLDTVTFGSFSPQKIELALPESTIKNESVLLKTQTLKAGNYDWYSMTYFKVVYPQSFPLNGQRSKYFTLRPNSMNQSVVQISDLGPDYITYIITDRYNIAKITSQTNQLVVPNTATGQQLFVSNEIKKVTGISVVTFPILNPKEYTYLIVTHNSLLESANQYAAYRASVAGGSYKPLVIETKAIYEQFNFGERSPIAIRRFADYMLSGGSGKYLFLLGRGISFPDVLKTSEAEDLVPTFGYPGSDALLTMGLTGLPEFVQALPTGRINVTTNQQALNYLAKVKEFEQSVPDEWQKRMLHLNGGHDKAEITYLKSLMEQLRPIAEGPYMGAQVKTISKKTFEEVEAIDISAEVNEGVSMISYTGHGSSNTLDFNFGYCSSPTSNFHNKGKYPILFFNGCSINNIFYKYDPLSTDWLITPDKGAIAVLAGSFWSYPNSTQQYIYSLYQKLFADSTTLTQTIGEMQQRVNQHLSSQSNDLTLRSDMQQIILQGDPALHLFPLSKPDYVARSLFLQARKTGTSIATNDSLTVNLILANVGRYIAGQTVSVQLKKTYTTNETSVQWVTVQIKSGRDTLVFPIKKELSITQLELTIDSDAVIDELSEGNNVVQIELADWQEIQRNSVYPINALPDQSNPVLSVLIDNRVLKNGDYVSADPTIQINLMDENILPIDNLATIQVSIKQCESCPFVALTPKTGSATSPVSLIATYQLTQLPAGRYELLATGRDAVGNASGNAYRITFRVADASAPTQWKVYPNPGNEVVQFNFLVVGKVPPKEAKLQILNGIGVPVDMYNLIPTIGENTFYWDNLSSQPSGIYTATLQITWDDGRQETLKTKLIKR; from the coding sequence ATGCGTTATGGTAACGAATGGATTGTTCCGTTGCAACCCTATGCGAAAATCAGCATCACTGAAACCGGCATTTACCGTATCAGTTATGCTGAATTAGTCAGTGCCGGTTTTAACCTGGATGCGATAAATCCCAGAAATCTACAGCTATTTCATCATGGTCGCGAACTGGCAATCGAGGTAGTCGGTGAGTTGGACAATCGGTTTGACGCCACAGATTTTATTGAGTTTTATGCCGAAAAAAATAAAGGCGAGCAAGACAGTTTAGTTTACTACCACACCACGCGAGCTAATCCCTATCATAGTTTATTTTCTGACGAGACGTTCTATTTTCTCACGGTTGGGCAACATGCCGGAAAACGTATCGTAACCTACGCTGCTAATCCAACAAACCAGAATCCCGAGAAATACCACCTTGAGGAACAGGTTGTTTCGTATTCAGAGCAATATTCATTCAATAATTCGATTGGCTTAATCCCATCCGTTCAGCAGAGCTATTTTGAGGAAGGCGAAGGCTGGACCGGGCACTATATTGTTCCGGACACAGCAGCTAGATTCAGGCTGACATTTAAAAACCGGGTCAAAACCGATGAGGTATACCCCACACTTGAGTTCCAGCTAAATGGTCGATCGCTCAATAACCACCAGCTCTGGTACGCGCTAAATGAAGGCAGCCCACTCGATACAGTTACGTTTGGCTCATTTAGTCCTCAGAAAATAGAGTTGGCTCTACCCGAAAGTACAATAAAAAACGAATCGGTTTTACTCAAAACGCAGACATTGAAAGCCGGCAATTACGATTGGTACTCAATGACGTATTTTAAAGTCGTTTATCCACAGAGTTTTCCACTGAATGGGCAGCGAAGTAAATATTTTACGTTACGACCAAACTCCATGAACCAGTCTGTCGTGCAGATTAGCGATTTGGGACCGGATTACATTACCTATATCATAACTGATCGCTACAATATTGCCAAAATAACCAGTCAAACAAATCAGTTGGTGGTTCCCAATACCGCAACCGGGCAACAGCTATTTGTTAGTAATGAAATCAAAAAAGTAACTGGCATTTCGGTTGTTACATTCCCGATATTGAATCCCAAGGAGTATACCTATCTGATTGTTACACACAATTCGTTGCTTGAATCGGCCAATCAGTATGCAGCTTATCGGGCGTCGGTAGCTGGCGGCAGCTATAAGCCGTTGGTCATCGAAACGAAGGCCATTTACGAGCAATTTAATTTTGGGGAACGAAGCCCCATTGCTATCCGTCGCTTTGCTGATTATATGCTATCGGGTGGGAGTGGTAAATATCTATTTCTGCTGGGCCGGGGTATTAGTTTTCCCGATGTGTTGAAAACGTCGGAAGCAGAGGATCTGGTACCCACGTTTGGGTATCCTGGTTCCGATGCTTTACTAACGATGGGCCTGACTGGTTTGCCCGAATTTGTACAGGCACTGCCAACCGGTCGTATCAATGTAACGACTAATCAACAGGCGTTGAACTATTTGGCCAAAGTAAAGGAGTTTGAACAGAGTGTACCAGATGAATGGCAAAAACGAATGTTGCATCTGAACGGAGGCCATGACAAAGCTGAGATTACCTATTTGAAGAGCCTGATGGAGCAACTTCGTCCCATTGCAGAAGGCCCATATATGGGCGCGCAGGTCAAAACAATTTCCAAAAAAACCTTCGAGGAAGTCGAAGCTATTGATATTTCTGCTGAAGTGAACGAAGGAGTTTCGATGATAAGCTACACGGGTCACGGCTCCTCAAACACCCTCGACTTTAATTTTGGCTATTGCTCATCGCCAACTAGTAATTTCCACAATAAAGGGAAGTATCCTATCCTGTTTTTTAATGGCTGTAGCATCAATAATATTTTCTATAAATATGACCCGCTCAGTACCGATTGGCTAATTACGCCCGACAAAGGTGCGATTGCCGTTCTGGCAGGCTCATTCTGGAGTTACCCCAATAGCACCCAGCAGTATATTTATAGTCTGTATCAGAAGCTATTTGCTGATAGCACAACCCTTACCCAGACAATAGGGGAAATGCAGCAACGCGTTAATCAACACCTGTCATCGCAAAGTAACGATCTGACATTGAGGAGCGATATGCAGCAAATTATTCTTCAAGGCGATCCTGCACTGCACCTATTTCCGTTATCGAAACCAGATTACGTAGCCCGAAGCCTTTTTCTCCAGGCACGAAAAACCGGAACTAGTATCGCCACTAATGATTCACTTACCGTTAATCTGATTCTGGCTAATGTTGGAAGGTATATTGCCGGGCAAACGGTTTCAGTACAACTGAAAAAGACCTATACAACTAATGAAACAAGTGTTCAGTGGGTTACCGTTCAAATCAAGTCGGGTCGGGATACATTGGTATTCCCCATCAAAAAAGAGCTTTCGATAACGCAACTAGAACTCACGATTGATAGTGATGCTGTTATTGACGAGCTTAGTGAAGGTAATAATGTCGTCCAAATCGAGTTGGCCGATTGGCAGGAAATTCAGAGAAACAGCGTTTACCCAATTAATGCCTTACCTGATCAATCAAACCCAGTACTGTCGGTATTGATTGATAATCGGGTTCTTAAAAATGGCGACTATGTTTCGGCTGATCCTACTATTCAAATCAATTTGATGGATGAGAATATATTGCCTATTGATAACCTGGCTACTATTCAGGTTTCCATAAAACAATGTGAATCCTGTCCATTTGTCGCATTGACACCAAAAACAGGCTCGGCAACGTCACCTGTATCGCTTATAGCCACGTATCAATTGACGCAACTTCCGGCTGGTAGGTATGAGCTTCTGGCAACCGGCCGTGATGCTGTCGGAAATGCATCCGGTAACGCTTATCGTATCACGTTCCGGGTAGCAGATGCATCGGCTCCCACCCAATGGAAGGTATATCCCAATCCAGGTAATGAAGTCGTGCAATTTAACTTTTTGGTGGTTGGTAAGGTGCCGCCAAAGGAAGCTAAGTTGCAGATTTTAAATGGTATAGGTGTGCCAGTCGATATGTATAACCTTATACCTACTATAGGCGAAAATACGTTTTATTGGGATAATCTCAGTAGTCAGCCATCGGGTATTTATACGGCTACCCTTCAAATTACCTGGGATGATGGACGGCAGGAAACTCTCAAAACTAAGCTAATTAAACGATAG
- a CDS encoding T9SS type A sorting domain-containing protein, which produces MKILACISLLICYGQSFAQTSSTECVVTQSYTLTYQSTSGGNCTFLFTPTVTVNQSGSAVKLARYTFTAGGTTVSVCYSGNPVAIVNCNGSFSDLPSGANQQLPTATVVLPCGSGSLVLTGSKSAQGTSTCTTQSIFNGPLPVKLLSFTGISKPDGVRLNWSTESETNNEGFDLQKSRNATAFEGIGFVKGQTTSRQVSTYEFIDTDVQVDQTYYYRLKQKDIDGSVDYSRIIAVRYTLQEDINTKIFPNASADGSFMLSMKDAQSAVIRLYTVAGIEIPINTTKTGNPTIVSVSPTHLLSKGIYLLQFFGLGQTKQKSLKVIVD; this is translated from the coding sequence ATGAAAATCTTGGCATGCATCTCACTTCTAATCTGTTATGGACAAAGCTTTGCCCAAACATCTTCCACCGAATGTGTGGTTACGCAAAGTTATACATTAACCTACCAATCGACTAGCGGTGGCAACTGTACCTTCCTTTTTACACCTACAGTAACAGTTAATCAATCGGGATCCGCAGTCAAACTGGCGCGCTATACATTCACAGCAGGGGGTACCACCGTATCTGTTTGCTATTCTGGAAATCCTGTAGCCATTGTCAATTGTAATGGCTCATTCTCGGACCTCCCTTCGGGAGCCAATCAACAATTGCCAACTGCTACGGTAGTATTACCTTGCGGTAGTGGAAGTTTGGTGCTAACTGGAAGTAAATCGGCACAAGGAACCAGTACTTGTACAACACAATCTATTTTTAACGGACCTCTTCCAGTGAAACTGCTATCATTTACGGGTATATCCAAACCTGACGGGGTGCGGTTGAATTGGTCTACTGAATCAGAAACCAACAATGAAGGTTTCGATTTACAGAAAAGTAGAAATGCCACAGCATTCGAAGGAATAGGCTTTGTAAAAGGCCAAACTACTAGCCGTCAGGTATCGACTTATGAATTTATCGATACCGATGTTCAAGTTGATCAAACCTATTACTATCGACTAAAACAGAAAGATATAGATGGATCTGTTGATTATTCACGCATTATTGCTGTTCGTTATACGCTCCAGGAGGATATAAATACCAAAATATTCCCAAACGCTAGTGCAGATGGCAGCTTTATGCTGTCCATGAAAGATGCTCAGTCAGCTGTCATCAGGCTATATACTGTTGCCGGTATTGAGATCCCTATTAATACCACCAAAACGGGGAACCCAACTATCGTGTCCGTTTCTCCCACACATCTCTTATCAAAAGGCATTTATTTGTTGCAGTTTTTCGGACTGGGACAAACTAAGCAGAAATCACTCAAAGTAATTGTAGACTAA
- a CDS encoding lasso RiPP family leader peptide-containing protein yields the protein MKINQYTTVLKSTKRTYKKPTLIKLGNVSKLTLKGGSAFDAMSSTNDFQA from the coding sequence ATGAAAATTAACCAGTATACCACCGTACTTAAATCTACCAAAAGAACCTACAAGAAACCGACGCTAATAAAGCTCGGAAACGTATCTAAACTTACCCTGAAAGGTGGTAGTGCTTTTGATGCCATGTCATCAACCAATGACTTCCAGGCATAA